CCTGCACCAGCAGACAGGCCAGGCCCATGGACCCGGCCCAGAGGGCGGTTTGCCAGCCCCGACCCCACCGGCGGCCGTCCCGGCACAGATACGGGCCGGTCACGTGGGTCTGGGCCGCGTATTCGAGTGCCTGCCGCAGCTGGTCCAGACGTCGGACTGTCTCTGGTGCGTCCGGATCGGCGTACACAAGTGTGGCACAAGCCACCGCCACGCCGCAGGACCCGCGAATGCCGCCGTTGCCGCTACTGTTGCCGTCGCCCCAGTAGCCCGTCCCCGGCGGCGCCCCGGCGTGCGTGGCCTGCCGCCAGATCGTTTCCCCGTAGCGCTCGAAATCGCGCAATGCCTCCAGGTAGAGCGGATTCGACACGGCCCGGCCGGGCACGATCAGCAGAGCCAACGCAAGTGCAAGCGGGGCGCGTACCCGGTCGGCGGTGGCCGGGTCCGGCACAGGGCGATGCGGATTCCGATCACTTGCCGGGTCGGCGAAGGCTTTATGCGGCATCGATGGTATGGGCATCGGGTGGTGGAACTGACGGACCGGTCGAGTGGGCGTGGATCAAGCCTGCGTGCCTGAGGACAAAAAGGCCGTCCGGTTCCGGCATGACCATCAGGCTGCCGAACCGGACGGCCCCGGCAATGGGTCTGTACGACCCGGCTCGTGCGTCACAGAGCTCGACGCGAGCGGCCTGCGGCGAGCAGGGCCAAGCCGGTCAGCAGCAGTGCGCCGGTGGTCGGCTCAGGCACGACCGTCAGGGTGAAGGATTGGATCGCGCCGCCGGGGTTGTCCGTGGCGTTGCGGTCGCGGCTAAACCCAATACCGCCGATGGCGGTTTTGGCCGCATCCGGCACATTGACGGTCCCCCGGCTCGTGCCGTTCAGGAAGAACTCGGCGGTCCAGGTGCTTGCCGTGGTATCAAGGACGATCTTGATCTCCACCGGCTGTGAGGGATCCGCCAGGTCGCCGTTGAAGTCAGCCAGACCGCCACTGGTGTTGGGTCCCACGAAGGCCTGTTGATCTGCCGCAGTGGGATTGTTGCGGGTGAGCGCCCACAAGTAGGCGCCATTGTTGGAGTGGCGGACCTGGAAGCTTGTATCTGTCCAGTTCAGGCCTCCCGGCGGTGTGGCCGGCAGGAATCCAAACGCGATCCAGTTCGGTTGATTGTTCAGGATTGTGGCGGTGGCCGTGTAGATCAGCCCGTCTTGTGGCGTGAAGGGCAACCAGGCGGCCTGGCCGTTGGCCGAGCCGGCCACCAAGGTTTGCACGACGCCGTTGTCCAGGAAGACCGATCCGGCCTGCCACGCCACGCCGCTGACGGTCTCCGGTGTGCCGTTCAGTGGCCCGCCGGAGCCGTTGAACTGGTGATTATAGATCGTCAGCTGGGCCGACGCAGTGGCCAGCCCCGCGCCGAGGATCAGGAGTGCGAGTTGTTTTCTCATGGTTTCACGTGTTTCCGACCTTGTCGCATTGCCTTGAGCTGCGCAGCCATCACCGGTTACGTCAAGGCAACCGCAACCGGTAAAACATCGCGGGCCCGGTGTTGGACACGGGCACAACCACCTCAAATCCACCGTCCGAACCCACCCGGCCGGAGGCAACCGGCTCCCATTGACTCAACGGCCGCGTGACATCCGGACTGGCCACCACCGTATAGGAGGCGCCGGCAATTCCCATGGTACCGCGCAGCACCAAACTGCCCCCTTCGAGCCGCACCTGGCCAATGACCGGTTCAGGGGTGGTGCCGGGCACGACCCGCAAGGTCCCGTCGGTCGCCAACGTGCTGGTGTCCCATTG
The window above is part of the Limisphaera ngatamarikiensis genome. Proteins encoded here:
- a CDS encoding PEP-CTERM sorting domain-containing protein (PEP-CTERM proteins occur, often in large numbers, in the proteomes of bacteria that also encode an exosortase, a predicted intramembrane cysteine proteinase. The presence of a PEP-CTERM domain at a protein's C-terminus predicts cleavage within the sorting domain, followed by covalent anchoring to some some component of the (usually Gram-negative) cell surface. Many PEP-CTERM proteins exhibit an unusual sequence composition that includes large numbers of potential glycosylation sites. Expression of one such protein has been shown restore the ability of a bacterium to form floc, a type of biofilm.), producing MRKQLALLILGAGLATASAQLTIYNHQFNGSGGPLNGTPETVSGVAWQAGSVFLDNGVVQTLVAGSANGQAAWLPFTPQDGLIYTATATILNNQPNWIAFGFLPATPPGGLNWTDTSFQVRHSNNGAYLWALTRNNPTAADQQAFVGPNTSGGLADFNGDLADPSQPVEIKIVLDTTASTWTAEFFLNGTSRGTVNVPDAAKTAIGGIGFSRDRNATDNPGGAIQSFTLTVVPEPTTGALLLTGLALLAAGRSRRAL